In one Streptomyces sp. T12 genomic region, the following are encoded:
- a CDS encoding DMT family transporter, translating into MSALALSVLLSLISAVAYAGGAIVQERVAVSSPGQQFAPMRRPGWWAAVALNGLGGLLHVVALAFGPLSLVQPLGALTIVFALPMAALFVGRKAGSTAWRGAIMATVGLAGLLSLVGSSESQSLATAERVGVAVVTGGLVVTLMIAGRAAHRHPAVRSMLLATGSGIAFGMSSVFTKLVAVDWNGGVSAADLPTLATIGVFATAGLCLSQAAYRGAGLAAPLATLTVVNPVVAAAVGITMFGETFRYGTTGTLLALGCGVVAAGGLILLTTERIARTEAEAERALPEPTLPAVDPVHAEELLAGVPGQAGTMPREEIVVPGGEEILVPDRIEGILIPAQVAEGAYEDGEPPHPEGSPPNLYGPFYGGPYVPMPVIDRHRIRVKS; encoded by the coding sequence ATGAGCGCCCTCGCGCTGTCCGTGCTCCTGTCGCTCATCTCCGCGGTCGCGTACGCGGGCGGGGCGATCGTACAGGAGCGTGTCGCGGTGTCCTCCCCGGGACAGCAGTTCGCGCCGATGCGTCGGCCGGGCTGGTGGGCGGCGGTCGCGCTGAACGGCCTCGGTGGTCTGCTGCACGTGGTGGCGCTGGCTTTCGGTCCGCTGAGCCTGGTGCAGCCGCTCGGTGCCCTGACGATCGTGTTCGCGCTGCCGATGGCGGCGCTGTTCGTGGGCCGCAAGGCCGGGTCGACGGCCTGGCGGGGCGCGATCATGGCGACCGTGGGTCTCGCCGGGCTGCTGTCCCTGGTCGGCTCCTCCGAGTCGCAGTCGCTGGCCACGGCCGAGCGGGTGGGCGTGGCTGTGGTGACCGGCGGGCTCGTCGTGACGCTGATGATCGCGGGCCGGGCGGCCCACCGCCACCCGGCGGTGCGCAGCATGCTGCTCGCGACCGGGTCCGGCATAGCCTTCGGCATGTCCTCGGTGTTCACGAAGCTCGTCGCGGTCGACTGGAACGGCGGGGTGTCCGCGGCCGACCTGCCGACCCTGGCCACGATAGGCGTCTTCGCCACGGCCGGTCTGTGTCTGTCCCAGGCCGCCTACCGGGGCGCGGGCCTCGCGGCGCCGCTGGCCACCCTGACGGTCGTGAACCCCGTCGTGGCGGCCGCGGTCGGCATCACGATGTTCGGCGAAACCTTCCGCTACGGCACCACGGGCACCCTGCTCGCCCTGGGCTGCGGCGTGGTGGCGGCGGGCGGCCTGATCCTGCTGACGACGGAGCGGATCGCGCGCACGGAGGCGGAGGCCGAGCGGGCCCTGCCCGAGCCGACGCTGCCGGCCGTGGATCCGGTGCACGCCGAGGAACTGCTCGCGGGCGTTCCGGGGCAGGCCGGGACGATGCCGCGCGAGGAGATCGTCGTACCGGGCGGGGAGGAGATCCTCGTACCGGACCGGATCGAGGGCATCCTCATACCGGCCCAGGTCGCGGAGGGCGCGTACGAGGACGGCGAGCCGCCGCACCCCGAGGGCAGCCCCCCGAACCTCTACGGCCCCTTCTACGGCGGCCCGTACGTCCCGATGCCGGTCATCGACCGGCACCGCATCCGCGTCAAATCCTGA
- a CDS encoding (2Fe-2S)-binding protein, which translates to MVLLLFVDLDPDLAALRPLGGFFVLRTAGAALQPLPTLAQAYAEPASAPQGNPLGFRVRKVANALSAPELRIAASVAQQGLAARLWSVTLGCAALYGSVPDLDPRLLHWDPDGSAPDDLWLAEVRPLPADPATLADVVLLGHLQPLTAALRTRYRVAAGLLWGNAGSALAGAARQLDQWARAAGRTDTAARARALTTELLGHPLLAGTGTLTGTAFRRRSCCLYYRVPGGGVCGDCCFTRPPRSSPRAPSG; encoded by the coding sequence TTGGTACTACTGCTCTTCGTGGACCTCGACCCCGATCTCGCCGCGCTCCGGCCGCTCGGCGGCTTCTTCGTACTACGCACCGCAGGGGCAGCACTTCAGCCACTGCCGACCCTGGCGCAGGCGTACGCGGAACCCGCATCGGCCCCCCAGGGAAATCCCCTGGGCTTCCGCGTCCGGAAAGTCGCGAACGCCCTGAGCGCCCCCGAGCTGCGGATCGCCGCATCCGTGGCCCAGCAGGGACTCGCGGCCCGCCTGTGGTCGGTGACGCTCGGCTGCGCCGCCCTGTACGGCAGCGTCCCCGACCTCGACCCGCGCCTGCTGCACTGGGACCCCGACGGCAGCGCCCCCGACGACCTGTGGCTCGCCGAGGTGCGCCCGCTCCCCGCGGACCCGGCGACCCTCGCCGACGTCGTCCTGCTCGGCCACCTTCAGCCGCTGACCGCCGCGCTGCGCACCCGGTACCGCGTCGCGGCGGGCCTGCTGTGGGGCAACGCCGGATCCGCCCTCGCGGGAGCGGCCCGGCAACTGGACCAGTGGGCGCGCGCAGCCGGCCGTACGGACACCGCCGCCCGGGCCCGCGCTCTGACCACCGAACTCCTCGGCCACCCCCTCCTCGCCGGCACCGGCACCCTCACCGGAACCGCGTTCCGGCGCCGCAGTTGCTGCCTCTACTACCGCGTGCCGGGCGGGGGCGTGTGCGGTGACTGTTGCTTCACACGACCCCCGCGCTCTTCCCCACGCGCCCCATCTGGGTGA
- the glgA gene encoding glycogen synthase, with the protein MRVGLLTREYPPDVYGGAGVHVEFLARELRDLVDLEVHCWGEGRGVGVQRHRPWSALDTANDALRTFSVDLAMAAGLQGRELVHSHTWYANLAGHLGKLLYGIPHVMTAHSLEPLRPWKAEQLGGGYALSSWAERTAIEAADAVVAVSGAMREDILSCYPALDPARVHIVHNGIDTTLYRPDHRTDVLARIGLDADRPYVLFVGRITRQKGVPHLLRAVRNIDPAAQVVLCAGAPDTPEIDQEFRDLYRELSRVREGVHWIPQMLPRPEVIQLLTHAAVFVCPSVYEPLGIVNLEAMACGTPVVASQVGGIPEVVDDGKTGLLVPLDDDFEAGLARALDSVVGDPETARRMGEAGRERAVGEFGWDAVARRTVRLYGEILKQA; encoded by the coding sequence GTGCGTGTGGGACTACTGACCCGGGAGTACCCGCCGGATGTGTACGGCGGCGCGGGCGTCCATGTCGAGTTCCTCGCCCGGGAGTTGAGGGATCTCGTCGATCTGGAGGTGCACTGCTGGGGCGAGGGCCGAGGGGTGGGCGTGCAACGCCACCGCCCCTGGTCCGCCCTCGACACGGCCAACGACGCGCTGCGCACCTTCTCGGTGGACCTCGCCATGGCCGCCGGCCTCCAGGGCCGCGAACTCGTCCACTCCCACACCTGGTACGCCAACCTCGCCGGCCACCTCGGCAAGCTCCTGTACGGCATCCCGCACGTGATGACCGCCCACTCGCTGGAGCCGCTGCGCCCCTGGAAGGCCGAGCAACTCGGCGGCGGATACGCCCTGTCGAGCTGGGCCGAGCGCACCGCGATCGAGGCCGCCGACGCGGTCGTCGCCGTCTCCGGGGCGATGCGCGAGGACATCCTCAGCTGCTATCCGGCGCTTGACCCGGCCAGGGTCCACATCGTCCACAACGGCATCGACACCACCCTCTACCGGCCCGACCACCGCACCGACGTCCTCGCACGCATCGGCCTCGACGCCGACCGCCCGTACGTGCTGTTCGTCGGCCGCATCACCCGCCAGAAGGGCGTGCCCCATCTGCTGCGCGCGGTACGGAACATCGACCCCGCCGCACAGGTCGTCCTGTGCGCCGGCGCGCCCGACACCCCCGAGATCGACCAGGAGTTCCGCGATCTCTACCGGGAGCTCAGCCGGGTCCGCGAGGGCGTGCACTGGATCCCGCAGATGCTGCCGCGCCCGGAAGTGATCCAACTCCTCACGCACGCCGCCGTGTTCGTCTGCCCTTCGGTGTACGAGCCCCTCGGCATCGTCAACCTGGAGGCGATGGCCTGCGGAACTCCCGTGGTGGCCTCGCAGGTCGGCGGCATTCCCGAGGTCGTCGACGACGGCAAGACGGGCCTTCTCGTCCCGTTGGACGACGACTTCGAGGCCGGCCTCGCGCGGGCGCTGGACTCGGTCGTCGGCGACCCGGAGACCGCCCGCCGGATGGGCGAGGCCGGACGGGAGCGCGCCGTGGGGGAGTTCGGCTGGGACGCGGTGGCGCGGCGGACGGTCCGGCTCTACGGGGAGATCCTCAAACAGGCTTAG
- the glgC gene encoding glucose-1-phosphate adenylyltransferase, translating to MRRGGPSVLGIVLAGGEGKRLMPLTADRAKPAVTFGGTYRLVDFVLSNLVNADILRICVLTQYKSHSLDRHITTTWRMSSLLGNYVTPVPAQQRLGPRWYLGSADAILQSLNLIYDERPEYVAVFGADHVYRMDPRQMLAQHIEGGAGVTVAGIRVPRSESSSFGVISPGSDGLSVDRFLEKPADPPGLPDDPETVFASMGNYLFTTKTLVEALQRDAEDENSVHDMGGSILPQLTDRGEAQLYDFSANHVPGETNRDRGYWRDVGTLDAYYDAHMDLIAERPAFNLYNRSWPIYTHSGQLSPARFNAGGMASESIISAGCLIRGQVTRSVLSPGVVVDPGAVVQGAVLHDNVRIGRGAVVRGAVLDKNVEVPPGATIGVNPERDAELYTVSKGGVIALGKGQGVS from the coding sequence ATGCGTCGTGGCGGACCTTCGGTGCTCGGAATCGTACTGGCGGGCGGAGAAGGCAAGCGCCTGATGCCCCTGACCGCGGACCGCGCGAAACCCGCGGTCACCTTCGGCGGAACGTATCGCCTGGTCGACTTCGTCCTTTCCAACCTCGTCAACGCCGACATCCTGCGCATCTGCGTCCTCACGCAGTACAAGTCGCACTCGCTGGACCGGCACATCACCACGACCTGGCGTATGTCCAGCCTGCTCGGCAACTACGTCACCCCGGTCCCGGCCCAGCAGCGCCTCGGTCCGCGCTGGTACCTCGGCAGCGCGGACGCGATCCTGCAGTCCCTGAACCTGATCTATGACGAACGTCCCGAGTACGTCGCGGTGTTCGGCGCCGACCACGTGTACCGCATGGACCCGCGTCAGATGCTCGCCCAGCACATCGAGGGCGGCGCGGGCGTGACAGTGGCGGGCATACGGGTACCGCGGAGCGAATCGTCGTCCTTCGGTGTGATCAGCCCCGGCTCGGACGGTCTGAGCGTGGACCGCTTCCTGGAGAAGCCCGCCGATCCGCCCGGCCTCCCGGACGACCCGGAGACCGTCTTCGCCTCGATGGGCAACTACCTCTTCACCACCAAGACCCTCGTCGAGGCGCTCCAGCGGGACGCCGAGGACGAGAACTCCGTGCACGACATGGGCGGTTCGATCCTGCCCCAGCTCACCGACCGGGGCGAGGCCCAGCTGTACGACTTCAGCGCCAACCACGTCCCCGGCGAGACCAACCGCGACCGGGGCTACTGGCGGGACGTCGGCACCCTGGACGCGTACTACGACGCCCACATGGACCTCATAGCCGAGCGTCCCGCCTTCAACCTCTACAACCGCAGCTGGCCCATCTACACCCACTCGGGCCAGCTCTCCCCGGCCCGCTTCAACGCGGGCGGCATGGCCAGCGAGTCCATCATCAGCGCCGGGTGCCTGATCCGCGGTCAGGTCACGCGGTCCGTGCTGTCGCCGGGGGTGGTGGTCGACCCTGGGGCCGTGGTGCAGGGGGCGGTGCTGCACGACAACGTACGCATCGGGCGGGGCGCGGTGGTACGAGGTGCCGTACTCGACAAGAACGTCGAGGTGCCACCGGGCGCGACGATCGGCGTCAACCCGGAACGGGACGCGGAGCTGTACACGGTGTCCAAGGGCGGAGTGATCGCGCTGGGGAAGGGGCAGGGGGTGTCGTAG